The Pseudomonas sp. B21-023 genomic interval AAGCGCCCTCGCCGCCTTTGCGCTGTGCTCCAGCACCCCACCGTACGTCGCCGCCGCGCTCCACAATGCGTCGAACCATTGCTCCAGCGGCACCTGCGCAGGCCTCGGCGTCGACCGTGGCGCATGCAGGCGGGCTGCCACGGCACAGAGAATGCGCGTGGCCTCGTCATCCCTGCCATCTGCGACAATCTGCGCAAGCGACGCCGAACCTTGCGCCCGCTTCATCAGCAATGCCTCGCCCGCGTGGGCCAGCACAGGGGCTGCACCGTCGCCTGCCCACCAGGCCATCAGCTGGCTGCCGGCCTGCTCTTCCGGCGCCTGCGAGACTTTCAGCATCGCCGGTGTATCGCCTTGGCGAACGGGCAATAGATTGCCGTTGAGTGAAACGAAAGGTTCCCCATCGATGGTCAGCCCCCACTGCTTCAGGTATCGATCAAACATAGGCTCGCTGGTACTCACGCTTTCCATTTAATATGCCGTTTGCTCCTGTGGACCTAGGGTCTGTACGAAATGTGTCTGCGCGAAGGCCAGACAAGGCGAAACGGGGGGAGGAAGCGGAGTGTACTGGAGTACATGAGCATTCCGAGCCCCGTTTCAACGCAGTATGGGCGAGTGCAGATACATTTCGTACAGAGCCTAGGGTTGCCAGGTACGGCCAGTGAAACATAGTCCCGAGTCGGTGACGGAGCACGATGAAAAATATCCCGGGACTGAATGTGGTTGTGGTGGGGGCAGGTATCGTGGGGGCCTCCGTTGCCTACCACCTTTCCTGCCAAGGCGCGCAGGTGACCATCGTGGAGGCTGACCATGTAGCGTCTGGTGTGACCTCCACTTCCTTTGCATGGATCAATTCCGCCTGCAGTGACGCAGACCCTGTCGCCGCACTGCGGGCCGCAGCCGTATCGGACTATCGTCGCCTCGAAGCGCAACTGCCAGACCTACACATTCAATGGACCGGTTCGCTGACCTATGGCCTCCCGGAAGCACCGGCCGCCCCTGCGACGGGTACAGGGATATCAACGGTATCCCGCGCTCAGATCCTCACCCTGGAACCTAATCTGAAACACCCTCCTGCCCAGGCCAACCATGCTCCAGAGGAAGGCGCGCTGAACGCAGTAGCGGCCAGCCGGGCCTTGATCAAAGGCGCTCAAGCCCGAGGCGCCAGGTTGCTGGAGCAGACACAGGTGGAAGGGTTCACGGGTAGCGCAGATAAAGTCTCAGGTTTGAAAACCACCCACGGGGTAATCGATGCGGACCTGGTGGTACTTGCGGCGGGAACGGGTACCACGCTATTGACGGACTTGTTGTGCTACCCACTTCCACTGGAAGCCTCTCCTGCCATCTATATCCGCTACCACTCGCCGCCCCACCTTGTCCGAGGGATCCTTTCCAACGCAACCATGGAGGTACGGCATGCTGATGACGGCAGCCTGTTGGCGGCAGAGGATTATCTGGACGATGCCGCAGATAACCAACCAGGCGCGATTGCACTGAGAACCGCCGAGGCCATCAGAGCAGAGTTGCATGGCGCCGTTTCACTCGACGTGGAAAAGGCGTGCGTGGGTTTCAGGCCAATACCCAGCGATGGTGCACCGCTAGTTGGTTATCTGCCGGGTATCAGCGGCGTTTACGTTTGTGTCATGCATCCTGGTGTCACGCTGGCCGCTACCGTAGGCCGCCTCGTGAGCATGGAAATCACCAGTGACACGCCATCGCCCGATTTGGCGCCGTGCAGGCTTGGTCGATTTGGCCGGTGAAATGGGGGCCTGCCCCCTGCCTATTGCAACTTGATGCCTAGGCTCACCAGTGCGGCCAACTCCAGTGGGTTCAACTGGTTGAGGCTATCAATAGTGGGCGAGCTCTTCATACCAATCTCGGGCATATCAAGCTTCGCGCGAAGCAGACTGATCAGGCTATCGCTCAGACCTTCAGCACGGGTCATGCGGGACAGAAGCTGATCGTCATCGTCCGCCAACCCCAATAGTTCGATGGCAGTCCCCATAACCCCATATGCCCGCTGACCGAAACACTCCTCCAGCTGCTCAAGAATCTTGTTGGCCTCGTGAGCACCCAGTTTATCGATATGCGCCTGGAGCTGTTCGCTAATGAAATCATTCTGCGCTTGAGCGTCCAGCCGCATCTTAGGATTATTCATGGTTTTTTCGAACCACCGGGTTTCCTGTCCTTGCAGGAATGTCATCAGCCCATTCAGAAAGACACTTGGGTTTGGACGGTCGGTGGCCAAGTTCGCCAGCGCTGCCTTGATTGAAGGCTGATGGGAGTCAGCATCATGAGTCAAGCTCAACGCGAGGGTGCGCACACATTGCAAGTCCCCGCGGGTTTTCACCATCATCTCGATTTCTTTGAAATTTGCACGCCCCTCGACAATGGCACCTTGCAAGCTATTAATCTGCTCGGCTTTCAGCGTTACATCGAAGCATTCGTGATCAACTTTGGAGTCAGTAGCGAGCAGGCTTACTGCATCGAGCGCGGTCTTGAAGCCATTGCCGAAACTGCGGCGAAAAGGCGCTGCGGTGCCGGTCGGTTCGGCGTGTTGCGGGCGTAGATCCTCCGCCGCGCCCTGGGCCGCTGCGCTTCGGCCAAGAAAACTGGCCAACCATTGGAGCAAGTCCTTCAGCGGCTGGGTCGTGGATATATTCAGGTAGTGGAGCAAACTCTTACCTGCACTATATTCAATTCGCTTGGCCAACCGATTGGCCTCTGGCGAGGTAGTGACCACGCTCACCTGCGCCTCACCAACGGTACCTGAATGAGTCTGCCCGCTGATTTGGCTGGGCAGGTACTGGAAGCTCTGATAACCATTGATCAGCATAGTTAACTCCTTGGTTTAACCTAGCCATCAATGTATGACCCTGGGCAACGCAGAGGCTATCAATGCTGATCGGTTTGTTTTAGGCGACGCCTGTCCCCACACCCTGTTCCCGAAAAGCGTCGATGTAGATCATCAACAATCAGATTTTACCCCTTCCTTGTAGTCCATTTCCCAAACATACTGCTGCCGCCTGTTTTCCGTTGCGGCTGCTCTGTGGGCGCTCTAGTCTCGGCCTGTCGTTGCACATCAACGACACAGCTTTGACAGGCTGTAACGGTAGAATCACGTAGGCAGTCCCCGTTCAATGGTGGCTGTACGTGTGGGCACGCTTGCGTGCGCCGGAACTTTTGCGTGATTTACCGCCGGTCTGTCAACCCACGTACAGCTGCCGCCTTTCTGTTTGACAGCAGGCTGGTGGTGGCACCGTCAACGGTAAATCACCATGCTAAAGATCGTCCCCGACCCACCCCACAACCACCACTCTCTCGAAGACACCCTTATCCAGGCCACCGAGTACGCCCTGTGCGCGCAAAACGTGGCGCATCAGGCTGTTCTGCTGCAGCCAAGTCACCCGCCTCGATTCTGATGCTGGCCTCCATGCATGAGATGGAGCAACTGCGCGTGCTGCTTGAATCGGCATTGATCCAGGTGCAGATGCCGAACGCGCAGCCGCGTACGTTGCAGTAGACCACAAGGTATGCGACGCCTGAGCTGACGTCATCGCGGGGCAAGCCCGCTCCCACGCCATTACGTACTGACGTGGGAGCGGGCTTGCCCCGCGATAGCGACAGACCAGGCAGCAGAACACTTCAGGGAGATTCAACGATGACCACAGATACCACCCCGCCCCACACCACCGTGGGCAAGACCAAGTTCTACCAGGGCGAAGGCCAGACCGACCCGCTGTTCTGCATCGAACCCGGGATCCCTTGCCAGCATGCGCGGGACCAGGCTTCGGAATTGATGGGCTGCGTACGCGACCTGACCATCACCGGCATCATGGAGGAAAAGCCCCAACTGCTCTGGGCGTCGTATTACCTGAGCGCGTTGGCCAAGGCATTGATGGACGATGCGGAGTTGGGGATGAGTCGCTAGGAAAAACGACTATCCGGTCGGTGCCATAAGCCAGGATGTGGGGCACCACCAAGGATCGTTCGGCAAACCGGCTCCCACCCAACCGCGCCGACCTCAAGTCGGCGCCATCGCTGGCAGGCAAGCCCGGTGCGACGCACTGGGATAACTCTTGGACTACACTGCACCCGCGCTCAACGACGTACAGCGCAAAACGCGTTAGTTCATGAACCCGCCTCCAGCGCACTGCTTGAGGCAAGGTTATCTACCGCCTCAGGTCTGGCTGGAGCGGCAGCCAAAAGGAATTGGAAAATGCTCAAAGCACTCTCGATAACCGGGCTTACGCTCTCGCTTGCTGGCTGCATGCTCCCCGAGCCGCCAGCGCCCCCAACCCCTCCCACCGTCGAACATGCCGCTGCAAGCAAAGCTGAAATGGCCGATGCCAAACAGAAGCTGCTCAAGCATATTGCCGACCCGGATTCGGCGAAGTTCGAAACGCTGTACAAATTCAAGGCAGCCTACGCCAGCGGTAAACAGTACGAAGGCGTTTGTGGCTATGTGAACTTCCGCGGGGCGGAAGGCGGCTACGAGGGCTTTACACCGTTCATGGTTATTGGTGATGTGGTCTCCTATTACGGTGACCACTTGTCCCACAATCAAAACTTCCTCAGACAATTCTGCACGCGCCCACGCCTGGGCTGAAAGCCAGCAGATCTTCCTATCCCCCGATGCAAACAGCATCGGGACGATGCGTCAGAGCTTCAGCCATGGCCTGGCGCATTCGCGGGGCAGGCCCGCTCTCACGTGGATGATGCTTGCTCACCTTCAAACCGGCCAGCACTTGATCACCGATCATACCGGACGAATCCCGCCACGCTTGGTAAACTGGCAACCATTCATTCTTCACATTGCCTGCCAGCGCACCCCCGCCGTCTGGCTTCGCTGAGTTCGTGCCCCACACCTATGCATTCTCAAGCCGCTACCCCCACTGCATCACGCCCCGAGCCATCCCGCCGCTTCTCCGTGGCGCCGATGATGGACTGGACTGATAGACACTGTCGTTTCTTCCTGCGCCTGCTCTCCCAGCACGCCCTGCTCTACACCGAAATGGTCACCACCGGCGCCCTGCTGCACAACGACGCCCAGCGTTTCCTGCGCCATGACGTGTCCGAGCACCCGCTGGCCCTGCAACTGGGCGGCAGCGTGCCGGCGGACCTGGCCGCCTGCGCGCGCCTGGCCGAGGACGCCGGCTATGACGAGGTCAACCTCAACGTCGGCTGCCCCAGCGACCGGGTGCAGAACAACATGATCGGCGCCTGCCTGATGGGCCACCCGGCGCTGGTGGCCGATTGCGTCAAAGCCATGCAGGACGCGGTCAGCATTCCGGTCACGGTCAAGCACCGCATCGGCATCAACGGCCGCGACAGCTACGCCGAGCTGTGCGACTTCGTTGGCCAGGTGCGCGACGCTGGGTGCCGCAGCTTCACCGTGCACGCGCGCATCGCCATCCTCGAAGGGCTGTCGCCCAAGGAAAACCGCGAGATCCCGCCGCTGCGCTACGACGTGGCGGCGCAACTGAAGGCCGACTTCCCCGACCTGGAACTGGTGCTCAATGGCGGCATCAAGACCCTCGACGAATGCCGCGCCCACCTGCAGACCTTCGACGGCGTGATGCTGGGGCGCGAGGCATACCACAACCCGTACCTGCTGGCCGAGGTCGACCAGCAGCTGTTCGGCAGCGCGGCGCCAGTGGTCAGCCGCGCCGAGGCCATTGAAAAGCTGCGCCCGTATATCGTCGCGCATATGCAAAGCGGCGGCGCGATGCACCATATCACCCGGCATATCCTCGGGCTGGGCCAGGGCTTCCCGGGAGCGCGGCGCTTCCGCCAACTGCTGTCGGCGGACATTCACAAGGCCAGCGAGCCGCTGAAGGTGCTGGACCAGGCCGCCGAGCTGCTGCAAGGGCGCTGAGGGAACCTGCGGCGGGGTTGGCACTCGAAGGCAATGCCTTTTGCTGCAGGCCCGGTGTGAGCCGGGGCTGCTTTGCAGCCTAATGCGGGCAAGCGCGCGCCTACAGAAGGATCGTGTTGCCTGCGAGGGCTTTCCCGATACGCCTGCGACGGGCCTTGAGTGGCTGTCGGGGCTCGGGTAATGTCGAGTAATTGCACAGGACAGAGCACGCCCATGACCTCCAAGCTGGAACAACTCAAGCAGTTCACCACCGTGGTCGCCGACACCGGCGACCTGGACGCCATCACCCGCCTCAAGCCGGTCGACGCCACCACCAACCCGTCGCTGCTGCTCAAGGCGGCGGCCATCCCGGGCTACGCCGACCTGCTCAAGCAGGTCAAGGCCGACGCCAAGGGCAATGTCGACCTGGCCTGCGACAAGTTCGCGGTGTCGGTGGGCTCGGGTATTCTCAAGGTCATTCCGGGGCGCATCTCCACCGAGGTGGACGCGCGGCTGTCGTTCGACGAGCCGGCGCTGCTGAAAAAGGCCCGTCAGCTGATCGAGCTGTATGAAGCAGCCGGTGTGCCGAAAGACCGCGTGCTGATCAAGCTGGCCTCCACCTGGGAAGGCATCCGCGCCGCCGAGAAGCTGGAGAAGGAAGGCATCCAGACCAACCTCACCCTGCTGTTCTCCTTCGCCCAGGCCCAGGCCTGCGCCGACGCCGGGGTGTTCCTGATCTCGCCGTTCGTGGGGCGCATCTACGACTGGTACAAGAAGAGCACCGGCAAGGAATACGTCGGCGCCGAGGACCCGGGCGTGGTATCGGTCACGCGCATCTACGACTACTACAAGACCAACGGCTACAACACCGTGGTCATGGGCGCGAGCTTCCGCAATATTGGCCAGATCGAGCAACTGGCCGGCTGCGATCGCCTGACCATCAGCCCCGAGCTGCTGCAGCAGCTGTCGGACGACCAAGGCGATCTGCCGCGTATCCTCAAGCCGGGCAATGCTGGCGAGGCCAAGCAGCAGTTGAACGAGAGCAAGTTCCGCTGGGCAATGAACGAGGACGCCATGGCCACCGAGAAGCTGGCCGAAGGCATCCGCCAGTTCGCCCGCGACCAGGAGAAGCTGGAAGCGCTGATGGCTGGCTGACAAAGCCTGATACATCTTCGGCTTGATCGACGGGCGGTTAATGCAGAGCATTTCCGCCCGTTTTCGTTGGGGCCGCATTCCCCATAACCAGTGGGAGCGGGCTTGCCCCGCGATAGCGTCATAGCAGACAAAGCCGAGCCATAGATGATCCCCAGCACCACCCTCCCCCTCGTCCTTGCCGGCCCGGTACTGCGCCGCCTGGAGCCCCAACGCCTGGCCATCTGGCTGGTCGGCTCACAACCGCTGCAAGCCGAATTTCTCCTCGATCAGGCCGGCATCGGCGCCACTGTGCACTGCGAGATGATCCCGGTCGGTACCCACGCCTTCATACACCTGCTGGACATCCACTTCGATCAGCCGCTCCCCAGCGACGTGGCCCTGGAATACGACCTGCGCCTGGCCAACGGCCAAGGCATCGCGGACTGGGCCCCACACCTGCTCTATCCCGGCGCCAGCCGCCCTAGCTTCGTGCTACGCCAGCGCCTCGACCAAGTGCTCCACGGCTCCTGCCGCAAGCCTCATCACCCGGCCGCCGACGGCCTGCTGTGCGCCGACCGCCTGCTGGCCACCGGCCCGCGCCCCGAGGAGCGCCCCGCCGTACTGTTAATGAGCGGCGACCAGGTCTATACCGACGATGTCGCTGGCCCCATGCTGCGTGCCATCCACGGGTTGATCGAGCGCCTGGGGCTGTTCGACGAGGCACTGGACGGCGCCCTGGTCGACAGCGGCGCCGCGCTCTACCAGCACCCAGCCTGCTATTACCACCGCGCCGACCTGCTGCCGGCCCAGGAAGGCAACGAGACCCTGCGTGAGCGCTTCTTCGGCGGCAAGCGCAAGCCGATCTTCTCCTCCAGCAACGCCGACAACCACCTGGTGACCTTCGCCGAAGTCATGGCCATGTACCTGCTGGTCTGGTCGCCGCTGCCCTGGTCGCTGGTGGGCATGCAGATGCCACCCGGCCTCACCGACAAGCGCCAGGCCCGCTACCGCCACGAGCTGCCTCTGATCGAGGCCTTTCGCGACGGCCTAGGCCAGGTGGCGCGGGTCATGGCCCACCTGCCCTGCCTGATGATCTTCGACGACCACGACATCACCGATGACTGGAACCTGGCGGCGCAGTGGGAACAGACCGCCTACGGCCATCCGTTCTCGCGGCGGATCATCGGCAACGCCCTGCTCGGCTACCTGCTGTGCCAGGGCTGGGGCAACGACCCGGACGGCTGCGCGGCGCTGGCCCGACGGTGCCGGCAGATGGGCGAGGCGCGGGATGAACTGATTGGCGAACTGCTGCACTTCCAGGGCTGGCAATACGCGCTGCCGAGCAACCCGCCGCTGCTGGTGCTGGACACCCGCACCCGGCGCTGGCGCAGCGAGCGCAATCTGGCCAAGCCTTCGGGCTTGCTCGATTGGGAGGCACTGAGCGAGCTGCAGCAGGCGCTGCTCGATCACCCGTCGGCGATCATCGTGTCGCCGGCGCCGATCTTCGGGGTCAAGCTGATCGAGACCGTGCAACGGGTGTTCAGCGCCCTGGGCTACCCGTTACTGGTCGATGCCGAGAACTGGATGGCGCACCGGGGCGCGGCGCAGGTGGTGCTCAATATCTTCCGCCACTCGCGCACGCCGGGGCATTACGTGGTGCTATCGGGCGATGTGCACTACTCATTCGTCTACGAAGTGCTGATCCGCCATCGCCAGAGCAGCCCGCACTTGTGGCAGGTGACCAGCAGCGGGATCAAGAACGAGTTTCCCCGGCGCCTGCTGGATGTGCTCGACCGGCTCAACCGCTGGCTATATTCGCCGCGCTCGCCACTCAACTGGTTTACCAAGCGTCGGCAGATGGAAGTGGTGCCGCGTACGCCCAGCCGCAGCAAGGCCGGGGAACGGCTGTGGAACAGCGCGGGGCTGGGGCAGGTATTCTTCGATGACCAGGGGCGGCCCGCGCGGGTGTATCAGTTGAATGCCGACGGTTCGCCGGCTACGGCGTTCATCAAGGACTGAAGCCATCGCGGGGCAAGCCCGCGATGGGGTCAGGATCTTTCCAGCGCGCTCACCAGGTCATGGAACGCCTCGCGGTTGGAGTCGTTCAAGCCCATGAGAATCTTGTGCGCCTCCAGCACCTTGGAGCGCACCACGCTCTCGTCCTGGTCCTGGGACGGCAGGTCGGTCAGGCACTCCGGGCACGGCACCGGGCGGTCAACGATGTTGAACACCTGGTCGAAACCCATTGACTGCAACAGCCGGGAGATGTCCGGGTTGGTGGTAACCACGGTCGGCAACAGGCCGACCTTTTGCCGGGACAGGATCGACAGCTTGGCCAGCAGGCCCAGGGTGGTGCTGTCGATGCTTTCGGTTTCGGTCAGGTCGATGACGATGGCCGAGAAGTTCAGCGCGGTGAAGATCTTCTCGATCGTCGCATCCAGTGCCGAACACAGGGTCAGGCGCACTTCACCGACAAATTTCAGAACGAAGGTCCCGCTTTGCTCGGCGAACTGGATTCTACCAGTACTCATTCAAGGTTCCTGCTCAACACCAATAGGGCGATATCATCCGGCATCTCCCCAAGCGTAGCCAATTCGAATCGTTGGCGCAGCCCCTCCAGGCTGCCCCCCGCCGCCTTGACGATTTCCGGCAAGGCAGCTTCCTTATCTTTGAGTGTGTCCCCGGGCAAAAGGTCCAGAATGCCATCGGACATCAGGGTGAGGCTGAACTGCGCTGGCAGTTCCAGCACCAGGTCCTGGTAGCTGGCCTCGTCGAACAACCCCACCGGCAGGCCGCGGCCTTCGAGGTAGCGGGCCTGGCCCGGGGTATACAGCACCGGCAGCGGCAAGTGGCCGCCGACGCTGTAGGTGAGCAGGCCGGTGTCCTCGTCGATGACCCCACCGACCATGGTCACATGCTTGCCCAGCTTGCAGTTGATCAGGCCACGGTTGATGTGGCTGAGCACCTGCGAAGGCTTGAACTCACGCATCTTGCCGCCACGCTTGAATTCGAACAGCAAGCGCGTGGTCATGAACTTGAGCAGCACCGTGACGAACGCCGACGAGGCACCATGGCCAGACACGTCCGCCAGGTAGAAGGCAATGCGCCGGTCGTCCACGCGGAAGTAGTCGGCGAAATCCCCCGATAGGTACAGCGACGGGATGATCTGGTGCTCGAAAGCGAAATCGCCGGCCACCCAGGGGTTTTCCGGCAGCATGTTCATCTGCACCTGGCGCCCGGCGGTCTGGTCCTCCTGCAGCAGGTGCAGGCTGGCCTCCAGTTCGCGGTTGGCGGCTTCGAGCTTCTCGCGGTAGCGCTGGTTCTCCAGCACCAGGCGCGATCGGTCGAGCGCGCGGCGCACCGAGTGCTCGAGCACGGCCAAGTCTTCCAGGGGCTTGATCAGGTAGTCCGCCGCGCCCAGGCGCAAGGCTTCGACCGCGTCGCTCATCACGCCGGCACCGGACACCACGATCACCGGCAACTGCGGCGCGAGCTCGCTGATCCGGCGGATCAGTTCGAGGCCGCCCATCTGCGGCATGCGCAGATCGCAGATCACGAGGTCGGGCTGGTGTGCTTCGAAGACCTGGAGGCCCTGCTGACCGTTACCGGCCTGGAGGACGCTGAAGCCGCTGTCTTCCAGATAAGCGGCGAGGCTGGCACGGACCACCTCGTCGTCATCGATGATCAGCAGCGTTGCACTGGGTTTCTGCATGTGGGCGAACGGCGCCAGATTTGGGTTGGCGTAGCGGCTGTGGAGAAACGACAGACGGCTACTGGAATGCTCTCTAGCCACTCTCTACTTGAGTTGTAGGACAAGAAGACTGGTCCGGCAAATAGCGAGGTGCCCTGTAAGGCGCTGACGGTACTCCCATCCGCCTGGCGTTTCAAGCATGGGCAGGTAGACTTCCCTGCACTTTACAGGGCAAATCACCCGGCGTTATAAGAATGTGGAGCAGCGCAACCTGACGAAAGGATGCAAGCATGTCACAGCACCCCGTGGATTACAGCGAAAAACGTGATTTCATTCGCATGCGTATCGATGCCGAGGTCCAGCTGCTGCAGGCCGACCAGGTTATCAGCGCTGTGTGCATCGACCTCTCCAGCACCGGCATGCAGGTGCAGGCGCCGCAGCGTTTCCAGGTAGGCGACCGCCTTGAGGTACGCATCGACTCCGACCACACGGCCCTTGCCGGGCTGCATGCCAGCACCGAAGTGGTATGGATCGCCGACCAGCCAGGCGGTGCGCAGCGCTTCGGCTTGCGCATACTGGCCATGCATTGAACTGTTACGAAAAAGGCGACCCGAGGGTCGCCTTTTGCGTAAGCAGTGTCAGAAGTCGTCTTCGACCTCGCCGTCCTTGACCTTGAACTCGCGGTTCTGCAGGTAGGCGTTGCGCAGGAAGATGTATTTGTCGCCCTGCATCAGCTTCTCTGCCGACAGCAGGCTGGCGCGGGTGTCGATCACGTCCAGGGCGAGGATCGAGTTGCGCGTCGGCACATGGTCGATGTAGCGGTAGGGCTCGGTGTAGGAGTCCGGGTACTTGGCCAGGCCGTCACGCACGGTGCTTGGGCCAAGGAACGGGATGACCACGTACGGCCCGCTGGGCACGCCCCAGTAGCCGAGGGTCTGGCCGAAGTCTTCATCGTTGCGCTGCAGGCCCATCTTGGTGCCGACATCGAAGAAGCCGCCCAGGCCGAAGGTGGTGTTGACGATCAGCCGCGCCGTGTCGACGCCCGCCGCACGGGGCTTGAGCTGCAACACGTTGTTGGCCAGGTTGGTGACGTCGCCCAGGTTGCGGAAGACGTTGTGGATGCCATCTTCGAGGAACTGCGGGGTGACGTATTGATAACCCTGCGCCAACGGCTTGAGGGCATAGGTGTCGAGGACGTCGTTGAACCGGAAGATCGGCCGGTTCACCGCCTCCCAGGGATCCTCCTCCGTGGCTGCCTGAGTAGCCGCCACGGGCGCCAGCAGCAAGCTGGCGCAGACACAGGCCTGGGTGACTCGCTCGATCACTCCGGCACCGATCCTACGCATAGATGTTTCTCCATCGGATTTCACGGCGGCAACGGCCTTTGGCACGCTGCTCGATAGGGCGCAAGTATACTGGCTTGCTGGCCGAACGATAGTTTTACATATCAGCGTCAAGAATTTGTGAACAACTGTAGGCTCTGTACGAAATGTATCTGCACTCGCCCATGCGGCGTTGAAACGGGGCTCGGAATGCTCATGTACTCCAGTACACTCCGCTTCCTCCCGCGTTTCGCTTTGTCTGGCCTTCGCGCAGACACATTTCGTACAGACCCTGGTCGTCATCCGTCGGTAACAATCGCTGGATAGCCTGCGGGTTATTTAGGGACGTTGCCATGCAAGACGCACCCGCCTTCACCGCTGTGCTGTTCGGCCTGCGCGGCTGCCTGGTACAGGCGACCGACGGCGGCCCCCTGCCCGCCCCCGGCGCCCTGGATTCCCTGCTTCGCCTGCGCTCGCAGCAGGTGCCGTGCATCTGGCTTGACGAACTCAGCGC includes:
- a CDS encoding aminoglycoside phosphotransferase family protein, which gives rise to MFDRYLKQWGLTIDGEPFVSLNGNLLPVRQGDTPAMLKVSQAPEEQAGSQLMAWWAGDGAAPVLAHAGEALLMKRAQGSASLAQIVADGRDDEATRILCAVAARLHAPRSTPRPAQVPLEQWFDALWSAAATYGGVLEHSAKAARALFAAPQDAAVLHGDIHHGNVLDFGPAGWLAIDPKGLYGERGFDFANILCNPDDASAQAPGRFPRRIAIISQAAGIERHRLLQWVLAWAGLSATWMIEDGAEPGGRLALARLAASALDGSARGSD
- a CDS encoding FAD-binding oxidoreductase codes for the protein MKNIPGLNVVVVGAGIVGASVAYHLSCQGAQVTIVEADHVASGVTSTSFAWINSACSDADPVAALRAAAVSDYRRLEAQLPDLHIQWTGSLTYGLPEAPAAPATGTGISTVSRAQILTLEPNLKHPPAQANHAPEEGALNAVAASRALIKGAQARGARLLEQTQVEGFTGSADKVSGLKTTHGVIDADLVVLAAGTGTTLLTDLLCYPLPLEASPAIYIRYHSPPHLVRGILSNATMEVRHADDGSLLAAEDYLDDAADNQPGAIALRTAEAIRAELHGAVSLDVEKACVGFRPIPSDGAPLVGYLPGISGVYVCVMHPGVTLAATVGRLVSMEITSDTPSPDLAPCRLGRFGR
- a CDS encoding DUF3077 domain-containing protein; its protein translation is MTTDTTPPHTTVGKTKFYQGEGQTDPLFCIEPGIPCQHARDQASELMGCVRDLTITGIMEEKPQLLWASYYLSALAKALMDDAELGMSR
- the dusA gene encoding tRNA dihydrouridine(20/20a) synthase DusA, translating into MHSQAATPTASRPEPSRRFSVAPMMDWTDRHCRFFLRLLSQHALLYTEMVTTGALLHNDAQRFLRHDVSEHPLALQLGGSVPADLAACARLAEDAGYDEVNLNVGCPSDRVQNNMIGACLMGHPALVADCVKAMQDAVSIPVTVKHRIGINGRDSYAELCDFVGQVRDAGCRSFTVHARIAILEGLSPKENREIPPLRYDVAAQLKADFPDLELVLNGGIKTLDECRAHLQTFDGVMLGREAYHNPYLLAEVDQQLFGSAAPVVSRAEAIEKLRPYIVAHMQSGGAMHHITRHILGLGQGFPGARRFRQLLSADIHKASEPLKVLDQAAELLQGR
- the tal gene encoding transaldolase gives rise to the protein MTSKLEQLKQFTTVVADTGDLDAITRLKPVDATTNPSLLLKAAAIPGYADLLKQVKADAKGNVDLACDKFAVSVGSGILKVIPGRISTEVDARLSFDEPALLKKARQLIELYEAAGVPKDRVLIKLASTWEGIRAAEKLEKEGIQTNLTLLFSFAQAQACADAGVFLISPFVGRIYDWYKKSTGKEYVGAEDPGVVSVTRIYDYYKTNGYNTVVMGASFRNIGQIEQLAGCDRLTISPELLQQLSDDQGDLPRILKPGNAGEAKQQLNESKFRWAMNEDAMATEKLAEGIRQFARDQEKLEALMAG
- a CDS encoding alkaline phosphatase D family protein, translating into MIPSTTLPLVLAGPVLRRLEPQRLAIWLVGSQPLQAEFLLDQAGIGATVHCEMIPVGTHAFIHLLDIHFDQPLPSDVALEYDLRLANGQGIADWAPHLLYPGASRPSFVLRQRLDQVLHGSCRKPHHPAADGLLCADRLLATGPRPEERPAVLLMSGDQVYTDDVAGPMLRAIHGLIERLGLFDEALDGALVDSGAALYQHPACYYHRADLLPAQEGNETLRERFFGGKRKPIFSSSNADNHLVTFAEVMAMYLLVWSPLPWSLVGMQMPPGLTDKRQARYRHELPLIEAFRDGLGQVARVMAHLPCLMIFDDHDITDDWNLAAQWEQTAYGHPFSRRIIGNALLGYLLCQGWGNDPDGCAALARRCRQMGEARDELIGELLHFQGWQYALPSNPPLLVLDTRTRRWRSERNLAKPSGLLDWEALSELQQALLDHPSAIIVSPAPIFGVKLIETVQRVFSALGYPLLVDAENWMAHRGAAQVVLNIFRHSRTPGHYVVLSGDVHYSFVYEVLIRHRQSSPHLWQVTSSGIKNEFPRRLLDVLDRLNRWLYSPRSPLNWFTKRRQMEVVPRTPSRSKAGERLWNSAGLGQVFFDDQGRPARVYQLNADGSPATAFIKD
- the rssC gene encoding anti-sigma factor antagonist RssC, with the translated sequence MSTGRIQFAEQSGTFVLKFVGEVRLTLCSALDATIEKIFTALNFSAIVIDLTETESIDSTTLGLLAKLSILSRQKVGLLPTVVTTNPDISRLLQSMGFDQVFNIVDRPVPCPECLTDLPSQDQDESVVRSKVLEAHKILMGLNDSNREAFHDLVSALERS
- the rssB gene encoding two-component system response regulator RssB is translated as MQKPSATLLIIDDDEVVRASLAAYLEDSGFSVLQAGNGQQGLQVFEAHQPDLVICDLRMPQMGGLELIRRISELAPQLPVIVVSGAGVMSDAVEALRLGAADYLIKPLEDLAVLEHSVRRALDRSRLVLENQRYREKLEAANRELEASLHLLQEDQTAGRQVQMNMLPENPWVAGDFAFEHQIIPSLYLSGDFADYFRVDDRRIAFYLADVSGHGASSAFVTVLLKFMTTRLLFEFKRGGKMREFKPSQVLSHINRGLINCKLGKHVTMVGGVIDEDTGLLTYSVGGHLPLPVLYTPGQARYLEGRGLPVGLFDEASYQDLVLELPAQFSLTLMSDGILDLLPGDTLKDKEAALPEIVKAAGGSLEGLRQRFELATLGEMPDDIALLVLSRNLE
- a CDS encoding PilZ domain-containing protein; the protein is MSQHPVDYSEKRDFIRMRIDAEVQLLQADQVISAVCIDLSSTGMQVQAPQRFQVGDRLEVRIDSDHTALAGLHASTEVVWIADQPGGAQRFGLRILAMH
- a CDS encoding VacJ family lipoprotein, producing the protein MRRIGAGVIERVTQACVCASLLLAPVAATQAATEEDPWEAVNRPIFRFNDVLDTYALKPLAQGYQYVTPQFLEDGIHNVFRNLGDVTNLANNVLQLKPRAAGVDTARLIVNTTFGLGGFFDVGTKMGLQRNDEDFGQTLGYWGVPSGPYVVIPFLGPSTVRDGLAKYPDSYTEPYRYIDHVPTRNSILALDVIDTRASLLSAEKLMQGDKYIFLRNAYLQNREFKVKDGEVEDDF